The Thermocrinis sp. genome includes a window with the following:
- a CDS encoding prepilin-type N-terminal cleavage/methylation domain-containing protein yields the protein MRQQKGFTLIELLVVIAIIAILASLAIPQYLSYQRKAKVSSYAEPIARGCLMDLAAYCMENPGSSGGYIVGTGSFGANCRNQTVTTAGGTVTLSTGGNASCGNDGVLSGLSIIGTLSGVNDYRARCFTTDQSIRCTVEAQ from the coding sequence ATGAGACAGCAAAAGGGTTTCACCCTCATTGAGCTGCTGGTAGTCATAGCCATCATAGCCATTTTAGCATCCTTGGCAATACCCCAGTATCTGAGCTATCAAAGAAAGGCTAAGGTTAGCTCCTACGCAGAACCCATAGCAAGGGGTTGCTTGATGGACCTTGCGGCGTATTGTATGGAAAATCCCGGTAGTAGCGGCGGCTATATAGTTGGTACTGGCTCCTTTGGTGCTAACTGCAGAAACCAAACTGTAACCACAGCTGGTGGGACAGTGACACTTAGTACCGGTGGTAACGCTAGCTGCGGTAACGATGGAGTTTTGAGTGGTTTAAGTATAATAGGAACCCTCTCTGGTGTAAACGACTACAGGGCAAGGTGCTTTACTACTGACCAATCTATAAGGTGCACTGTAGAAGCTCAATAA